One stretch of Shewanella sp. Arc9-LZ DNA includes these proteins:
- a CDS encoding SDR family oxidoreductase, whose amino-acid sequence MNSEVVLITGANRGIGLALTEQYLVNGCSVIATCRDGATATELLSLKAQFADKLLIESMDITSSESIQRLANNLSQQNISLDLIVNNAGFLDGDNHSIHAIDYADAEMCFKVNALGPLFLTHCLLKLLNKNRLCKIAIISSSKGSLSQAQGVDWYGYRMSKAAANMLTVNLSTELVNNNVAVVSVHPGWVQTDMGGSSAKVKVNDSALGIIKVINNLSIHNTGQFYDVNGEQLPF is encoded by the coding sequence ATGAATAGTGAAGTGGTATTAATCACCGGTGCGAATAGAGGTATTGGTTTAGCGTTAACAGAGCAATATCTTGTCAACGGTTGCAGCGTCATAGCAACCTGTAGAGATGGCGCAACAGCGACTGAGCTTTTGTCGTTGAAGGCTCAGTTTGCTGACAAATTATTGATTGAGTCAATGGATATCACGAGCTCTGAATCAATCCAGCGCTTAGCGAATAATCTCAGTCAGCAAAATATTAGTCTCGATTTAATCGTTAATAATGCGGGCTTTTTAGATGGAGATAATCACAGTATTCATGCTATTGATTATGCTGACGCTGAAATGTGTTTTAAAGTGAACGCGCTCGGGCCATTATTTTTAACACACTGTTTATTAAAACTATTGAATAAAAATCGTTTATGCAAAATAGCGATTATCTCTTCTTCTAAGGGATCACTATCACAAGCACAAGGTGTCGACTGGTATGGTTACCGAATGTCTAAAGCCGCAGCCAATATGTTAACGGTGAATTTATCGACTGAACTGGTTAATAATAACGTCGCGGTGGTATCGGTTCATCCTGGTTGGGTGCAAACGGATATGGGCGGCAGCTCTGCAAAGGTAAAGGTTAATGATTCCGCCCTTGGGATTATAAAAGTGATCAACAATTTATCGATTCACAATACCGGTCAGTTTTATGATGTTAACGGTGAGCAACTGCCGTTCTAA